In Planctomycetota bacterium, a genomic segment contains:
- a CDS encoding sugar phosphate isomerase/epimerase, whose protein sequence is MIRLSMHTDNWRCLSGSFRQAVEAAKRFGLEHIEFGVVDGQDFVEGLGYSPAVSLDSNPIRLRRYLEAQGLRPSQIDAAYPITGPLGATFAVRYVQRAIQFAAAIGCPFVDTTDGQFKPEGYTDEEVMAITKESYRQILEWAEDYAVTVNIETHGPYTTDPEILDRMLNFFDTPRLRFNLDTGNTFIAGRNPVDFLKRFLPKLSYMHVKDVSASLAAAMRGEETGIAMSESPIGQIAAA, encoded by the coding sequence ATGATCCGACTGAGCATGCACACGGACAACTGGCGGTGCCTGAGCGGCTCGTTCCGGCAGGCGGTGGAGGCGGCCAAGCGGTTCGGCTTGGAGCATATCGAGTTCGGCGTCGTCGACGGGCAGGACTTTGTCGAGGGCCTGGGTTACAGCCCGGCCGTCTCGCTCGACTCCAACCCCATCCGCCTCCGCCGCTACCTGGAGGCCCAGGGCCTGCGGCCGTCGCAGATCGACGCCGCGTACCCCATCACCGGCCCCCTGGGGGCGACGTTCGCCGTCCGGTACGTCCAGCGGGCGATCCAGTTCGCGGCGGCCATCGGGTGCCCGTTCGTCGACACGACCGACGGCCAGTTCAAGCCCGAGGGGTACACGGACGAGGAGGTGATGGCGATCACGAAGGAGAGTTACCGCCAGATCCTGGAATGGGCCGAGGACTACGCCGTGACCGTCAATATCGAGACGCACGGGCCCTACACGACCGATCCGGAGATCCTGGACCGGATGCTGAACTTCTTCGACACGCCGCGCCTGCGGTTCAACCTGGACACGGGGAACACGTTCATCGCGGGCAGGAACCCGGTGGACTTCCTCAAGCGGTTCCTGCCGAAACTGAGTTACATGCACGTCAAGGACGTGAGCGCGTCGCTGGCGGCGGCGATGCGGGGCGAGGAGACGGGCATCGCCATGTCGGAATCGCCGATCGGCCAAATCGCGGCGGCGTAG